The region ATATATTGTTAGGAGGATTACGATGATAAAAAAAGGAATATCTGCCTCAAAAGGATATGCAATAGGACACGTTTTTATTAAAGCAAATAATAAAGTGGAAATAGTTGAAAAAAAGATAAGTGATATAGATGGTGAAAAAAATAGACTTAATGCAGCGATAGAAAAATCAAGAGCTCAGCTTACAAAAATTAAAGCCAAAGCTGAAAAGGATTTAGGCGCTGATAAAGCAGCAGTATTTGAAAGCCACATGATGTTTCTTGATGATCCTGAATTTGTTGGTTCAGCAGAAAATATAATATCAGATGAAAAGATAAATGCTGAAAAAGCACTTGAAAATGTAATAGATAATTATGTAAAAGTTTTTGCAGGTATTGAAGACGAGTACATGAAAGAAAGAATAGCTGATGTAAAAGATGTTGGAAATAGAATTATACAAAACCTTTTAGGAAATGATATGACAGGTCTTGCTGATATAGATAAAAATACAGTTGTAGTTGCACATGATTTAACACCTTCAGATACAGCTCAACTTGATAAAAATAGAGTAATTGCATTTTTAACTAACATAGGTGGAAGAACATCTCACAGCGCTATAATGGCAAGAACACTTGAAATACCAGCAGTTGTTGGACTTCATGACATAGTAGAAAACGTTAAAAATGGAGATACTATAATAGTAGACGGAGCAGAAGGCGTTGCTATAATAAATCCTGATGAAAAGACAATAAAAGAATACGAAGCTAAAAAGGTTGAATATGAGAAGCAGCAGGAAAAATTAAGAGAGCTCATAAATGTAGAAACAAGAACTAGAGCAGGAAAAAGAGTAGAGGTTTGTGGAAACATAGGAAAGGCTAAAGATGTTGAAGCTGTACTTAAAAATGGCGGAGATGGAGTAGGTCTTTTCAGAACAGAATTTTTATACATGGATAGAGATGCAATGCCTACAGAAGATGAGCAGTTTGAAGCATATAAAACTGTAGTAGAAAAAATGAATGGTAAAACAGTTGTAATAAGAACACTAGATATAGGTGGAGATAAAAAACTTTCATACTTACCTCTTCCAGAAGAAATGAATCCATTCCTTGGTTTTAGAGCAATAAGACTTTGCCTTGGAAGAAAAGATATATTTAAAGTTCAATTAAGAGCACTTTTAAGAGCTTCTGTATATGGAAATTTAAAAATAATGTTCCCTATGATATCATCACTTGAAGAATTCTTAGAAGCTAAAGAAGTTCTTAAAGAATGTATGGGTGAATTAAAAGCCGAAGGAAAGAAATTTAATGATAAACTTGAAACAGGAATAATGGTTGAAATCCCAGCAGCTGCTGTAAACTCAGAAGAACTTGCAAAATACGTTGATTTCTTTAGTATAGGAACTAATGACCTTATACAATATACTTTAGCAGCAGATAGAATGAATGAGAAGGTATCATACCTTTATAACCCAATGCATCCTGCTGTACTTAAGTTAATAAAATTGACAATTCAATCTGCACACAAAGAAGGAAAATGGTGTGGAATGTGCGGTGAGATGGCTGGAGATGAAAAGGCAATACCAACATTAGTAGAGTATGGTCTTGACGAATTCTCAATGAGTGCGTCTTCAATCTTAACTGCAAAAGAATTGATTATGAAAGCCTAAAAAATCATTTTAATATATAAAGTTTTTTGCATTAATTTATAAGGATGGATAGTAGAAATATTATTCATCCTGTTTTTTTATCTATAAATAGTTTTTTTATTGTCTTTCAATGGGATATTTTTCTATTAAAACCCCAAACTTTTATATTAAGAATAGAGTAAATATATTTCCTGCTACTACGATAAACAATAATATGATATATTAGAAAGAGTACATAAAATAAAAAAGGTGATATTGGTGAATAAATCTAAAAAAAATTATAAAAAGGCACTTTTATGTTTTCAAAAAGGATATATAGATAAGGCTATAAGTTTATGTGAGAAAAGTATATCAATTGATATAAGAAATAATGCTGCACTTGATCTTAAGGGAATGCTCCTTTACTTTAAGGGTAATTTAGATGAAGCAAATGCTATTTGGAAACTTAATGCGTATAATAATAATGATGGAGCAGCAAAAAAATATTTAGAGGATATTTCGGATGATAAAAAAAGATTGAATTATTATATTAAAGCGCTTAAGTGTATAAAAAGGGTTGAAATAGAAGAGGCACTCGAGTTTTTAGATGAATGTTCCAAGAGTTCTTATAATTGTATAAATGTTAATAATAATATGGCGTTGTGCTA is a window of Clostridium pasteurianum DNA encoding:
- the ptsP gene encoding phosphoenolpyruvate--protein phosphotransferase — its product is MIKKGISASKGYAIGHVFIKANNKVEIVEKKISDIDGEKNRLNAAIEKSRAQLTKIKAKAEKDLGADKAAVFESHMMFLDDPEFVGSAENIISDEKINAEKALENVIDNYVKVFAGIEDEYMKERIADVKDVGNRIIQNLLGNDMTGLADIDKNTVVVAHDLTPSDTAQLDKNRVIAFLTNIGGRTSHSAIMARTLEIPAVVGLHDIVENVKNGDTIIVDGAEGVAIINPDEKTIKEYEAKKVEYEKQQEKLRELINVETRTRAGKRVEVCGNIGKAKDVEAVLKNGGDGVGLFRTEFLYMDRDAMPTEDEQFEAYKTVVEKMNGKTVVIRTLDIGGDKKLSYLPLPEEMNPFLGFRAIRLCLGRKDIFKVQLRALLRASVYGNLKIMFPMISSLEEFLEAKEVLKECMGELKAEGKKFNDKLETGIMVEIPAAAVNSEELAKYVDFFSIGTNDLIQYTLAADRMNEKVSYLYNPMHPAVLKLIKLTIQSAHKEGKWCGMCGEMAGDEKAIPTLVEYGLDEFSMSASSILTAKELIMKA